Proteins encoded by one window of Pseudonocardia alni:
- a CDS encoding MFS transporter yields the protein MLGTTVEWYDYFLYGVAAALVFPAVFFPESDGATGTLLSLGTFAVGFIARPVGGLVFGHYGDKIGRKKLLVLSLMMMGASTFAIGLLPAYATIGIAAPLLLVVLRLVQGFALGGEWGGAVLIVSEHGKPEHRGFWASWPQAGAPAGQLLANGLLAIMALVQSEEAFLAWGWRIPFLLSAVLVLIGLYVRLAVEESPVFREAQARAAARAAAGEKDTMPILDVLRLYPREVLTAMGARFAENVSYYIFTIVISTYVKEQFGLPSSFVLGAVLIGAAVHLVTTPMWGAVSDRVGRKPVYLFGAAGVGIWAFVFFLLVDTQSFALTAVAVTVGLVLHGAMYGPQAAFLSELFGTRVRYSGISIGYQLASVFAGGLAPLIAASLLVATGTGYSIAVYIAVASVVTIIAVASYSETRTRRLDDDGALTRT from the coding sequence ATGCTGGGCACGACCGTCGAGTGGTACGACTACTTCCTCTACGGCGTCGCCGCCGCCCTGGTGTTCCCGGCGGTGTTCTTCCCCGAGTCCGACGGCGCGACCGGGACCCTGCTCTCGCTCGGCACGTTCGCGGTCGGGTTCATCGCGCGCCCGGTGGGCGGCCTGGTCTTCGGCCACTACGGCGACAAGATCGGCCGCAAGAAGCTGCTGGTCCTGTCGCTGATGATGATGGGCGCCTCGACGTTCGCGATCGGCCTGCTGCCGGCCTACGCCACGATCGGGATCGCCGCGCCGCTGCTGCTCGTCGTGCTGCGGCTGGTCCAGGGCTTCGCGCTGGGCGGTGAGTGGGGCGGCGCGGTCCTCATCGTGTCCGAGCACGGGAAGCCCGAGCACCGTGGGTTCTGGGCGAGCTGGCCGCAGGCCGGTGCCCCGGCCGGGCAGCTGCTGGCCAACGGCCTGCTCGCGATCATGGCGCTGGTGCAGTCCGAGGAGGCGTTCCTGGCCTGGGGCTGGCGGATCCCGTTCCTGCTGTCCGCGGTGCTGGTCCTGATCGGCCTCTACGTCCGCCTCGCCGTCGAGGAGTCGCCGGTCTTCCGGGAGGCGCAGGCCAGGGCCGCCGCGCGGGCCGCGGCCGGCGAGAAGGACACCATGCCGATCCTGGACGTCCTGCGGCTCTACCCACGCGAGGTCCTCACCGCGATGGGCGCCCGGTTCGCGGAGAACGTCTCGTACTACATCTTCACGATCGTCATCTCGACGTACGTGAAGGAGCAGTTCGGGCTGCCGTCGTCGTTCGTGCTGGGCGCGGTGCTGATCGGTGCCGCGGTGCACCTGGTGACCACCCCGATGTGGGGTGCGGTCTCCGACCGGGTCGGCCGCAAGCCGGTCTACCTGTTCGGCGCCGCCGGCGTCGGCATCTGGGCGTTCGTGTTCTTCCTCCTGGTGGACACGCAGAGCTTCGCCCTCACCGCCGTCGCGGTGACGGTCGGGCTGGTGCTGCACGGCGCGATGTACGGCCCGCAGGCGGCGTTCCTGTCCGAGCTGTTCGGTACCAGGGTGCGCTACTCGGGCATCTCGATCGGCTACCAGCTGGCGTCGGTGTTCGCGGGCGGCCTGGCCCCGCTGATCGCGGCGTCGCTGCTGGTCGCGACGGGTACCGGCTACTCGATCGCGGTGTACATCGCGGTCGCGTCGGTGGTCACGATCATCGCCGTGGCGAGCTACTCGGAGACCCGCACCCGGCGCCTCGACGACGACGGCGCGCTGACCAGGACCTGA
- a CDS encoding dienelactone hydrolase family protein, which yields MPRTDFTISTPDGDAAATLHTPDGDGPWPGVLLYPDAGGVRTAIHDMAAHLASLGYAVLLPDVYHRHGDWSPFDFATVFSDRPERARLMGMVGSLTPEFVAVDAEAWVTALLERPEVGGSTVGTTGYCMGGVMSLRTAATQPERVAAAASFHGGNLATDDPASVHRLADRIRAEVYVAGATDDDSFPDEQKQRLGDALSAAGVSATLETYPAAHGFAVPDAPTHDDDAEQRHWDALHRLFGANL from the coding sequence GTGCCGCGCACCGACTTCACGATCAGCACCCCCGACGGCGACGCCGCCGCCACCCTGCACACCCCGGACGGCGACGGCCCGTGGCCGGGTGTGCTCCTCTACCCCGACGCCGGCGGTGTCCGGACGGCCATCCACGACATGGCCGCGCACCTGGCGTCGCTCGGCTACGCGGTGCTGCTGCCCGACGTCTACCACCGGCACGGCGACTGGTCCCCGTTCGACTTCGCCACCGTGTTCTCCGACCGGCCCGAGCGGGCCCGGCTGATGGGGATGGTGGGCTCGCTGACGCCCGAGTTCGTCGCCGTCGACGCCGAGGCGTGGGTGACCGCACTGCTGGAACGGCCCGAGGTCGGCGGCAGCACGGTCGGCACCACCGGCTACTGCATGGGCGGGGTGATGAGCCTGCGCACCGCCGCGACGCAGCCGGAGCGGGTCGCGGCCGCGGCGTCGTTCCACGGGGGCAACCTCGCCACCGACGACCCGGCCAGCGTGCACCGGCTCGCCGACCGCATCCGGGCCGAGGTGTACGTGGCCGGTGCCACCGACGACGACTCCTTCCCCGACGAGCAGAAGCAGCGCCTCGGCGACGCGCTGTCCGCGGCCGGGGTGTCGGCGACCCTGGAGACCTACCCGGCGGCGCACGGTTTCGCGGTGCCGGACGCCCCCACCCACGACGACGACGCCGAGCAGCGGCACTGGGACGCCCTGCACCGGCTCTTCGGGGCGAACCTGTAG